AGCTCTTCCAGGTCTTTAAGGTCCTGACGGTAATCGAAACCCTCGGGTTTGGAGGGATCAGGTTTCAGTTCATCCAGCACCTCGAAAACAAAGTGCTCTGGCCCGTCCTGGTTGTACTCCTGCTGCAGGGTGCGGTTCATGCAACTGCCCATTTTGAGCTGAAACTGGAAACCGTTCAGTTTGGCCTGCACATGCTCACTGCCCCCAAGCCAGACTTTGCCATTTTTGAGGTTTTTGACCATCCAGATGCCCATGGTGGGGGTGAAACCTTTGTATTTTCTAGTTTGCGTCATGGGGTCTCCAGTACTGGCTTCCGCTCGGGGTGCGTTCCAGAAAACCACTGTCAATCAGGCTTCTGCGGACCATGAACA
This sequence is a window from Deinococcus misasensis DSM 22328. Protein-coding genes within it:
- a CDS encoding GIY-YIG nuclease family protein; the encoded protein is MTQTRKYKGFTPTMGIWMVKNLKNGKVWLGGSEHVQAKLNGFQFQLKMGSCMNRTLQQEYNQDGPEHFVFEVLDELKPDPSKPEGFDYRQDLKDLEELWLEKLQPYDPNGYHRPKKA